A genomic stretch from Plasmodium brasilianum strain Bolivian I chromosome 9, whole genome shotgun sequence includes:
- a CDS encoding syntaxin gives MSYSTKKKDSKTLPQKSAYDNQFNLDFQKDIGLIQSYASRISKINENEACSIESSEKVQEIVQEGKLKIQEIQRKLKSYSSNAENMPQNEKMRMKLMLQKLSNFYLEAVNNFQNVSKNYINKTVLNDLSSRNIDVSDSVEYDSVNNFSRKSSSNYDSSKDKFNVNIYDYNFYENENYETPYRNYGSSEFQIEQNVIGGKKKKKKYKNNAFTGGMKNDINEYLLQNDDKYLENEKEEGYSYDKQFVSIKTADIENEILNQKNKEIKQLHKDIINIQELYKELFEQINVQGDNLDNIDSQIINTHDNILMSGREIEITRNRYFRNIRCMGFLVLVLIILIIIILVVFRII, from the exons atgtCATATTCTACTAAGAAGAAAGATAGCAAAACGCTACCCCAAAAAAGTGCTTATGACAATCAATTTAATTTAGATTTCCAAAAAGATATAGGATTAATACAATCTTATGCATCAAGGATTTCAAAAATT AACGAGAATGAAGCATGTTCCATTGAGAGTTCAGAAAAAGT gcAAGAAATAGTACAAgaaggaaaattaaaaatacaggAGATTCAGAGAAAGTTGAAGAGTTATTCTAGCAATGCAGAAAATATGCCGCAAAATGAAAAG ATGCGAATGAAGCTTATGCTGCAAAAACTGTCAAATTTCTACCTCGAAGCTGTGAACAACTTTCAAAACGtatcaaaaaattacataaataaaactgTGTTAAATGATTTATCATCGAGAAATATAGATGTGTCTGACAGTGTAGAATACGATTCAGTGAACAATTTTTCAAGAAAAAGTAGCTCAAATTATGATTCATCCAAGGATAaatttaatgtaaatatatatgattataatttttatgaaaatgaaaattatgaaacACCTTATAGGAATTATGGAAGTAGCGAATTTCAAATTGAACAAAATGTAATAGgaggtaaaaaaaagaaaaaaaaatataaaaataatgcatttACAGGAGGCATGAAAAACGATATTAACGAATATCTTTTACAAAATgatgataaatatttagaaaatgaGAAAGAGGAGGGATATTCTTATGATAAACAGTTTGTATCAATAAAAACAGCAGATatagaaaatgaaatattaaatcaaaaaaataaagaaataaaacaattacataaagatataataaatattcaggAGTTATATAAGGAATTAtttgaacaaataaatgttCAAGGGGACAATCTTGATAATATAGATTCACAAATAATTAATACCCATGATAATATTCTTATGTCCGGTCGTGAAATTGAAATAACAAGAAATAGATATTTTAGAAACATTAGATGTATGGGTTTTCTTGTTttagtattaataattttgattataattatattggTTGTGtttagaattatataa